The Urbifossiella limnaea nucleotide sequence TTCCAGAAGCACGGCTTCGCTTGATGCCCGCGGGCCGACTGCGGCCGCCGTACCGCCCCGTCACGGGAGCATGACGACCGACCCGACCGTCTTGCAGCCCTCCAGGTCACGGTGTACCTGTGCCGCCTCCCTCAGCGGGTAGGTGTGCCGGACCTCGACCTTTACCCTTCCCTCGCGGATCACGTCGAACACGTCCCTCGCGGTCGCCTCCAGGTCAGCCCGCGTCGCCGTGTACGTCGCCAGCGTCGGGCGGGTGAGGTACAGCGACCCCTTCTGCGCCAGGATGCCGAGGTCGAACGGGGTCACCTTCCCGGACGAGTTGCCGAAGCTGACCATCAGCCCGAGCGGCCTCAGGCAGTCGAGGGAGGAGAGGAACGTGTCCTTCCCGACCGAGTCGTACACCACCGGCACGCCCGCCCCGCCCGTGATCTCCTTCACCCTCTTCGCGACGCCCTCCTTCGTGGAGACGATCACGTGGTCGCAGCCGTGGGCGCAGGCGACCGCCGCCTTCGCGTCCGACCCGACGGTGCCGATGACGGTCGCCCCGAGGGCCTTCAGCCACTGGCAGGCGATGAGCCCGACCCCGCCGGCAGCCGCGTGGAACAGCACCGCCTC carries:
- a CDS encoding quinone oxidoreductase family protein gives rise to the protein MRPPAPARRTTLPTLACDRPPGGRRRSGRGPTPHDASDSRPSAGTPRRTWTAAVGPGVTVVKPGDRVAYAGGPPGSYSEARLVPAHILVPIPAGVDDTSAAAVMLKGMTAQYLICRTYPVRAGEAVLFHAAAGGVGLIACQWLKALGATVIGTVGSDAKAAVACAHGCDHVIVSTKEGVAKRVKEITGGAGVPVVYDSVGKDTFLSSLDCLRPLGLMVSFGNSSGKVTPFDLGILAQKGSLYLTRPTLATYTATRADLEATARDVFDVIREGRVKVEVRHTYPLREAAQVHRDLEGCKTVGSVVMLP